The genomic window AATACCGTCCAACGAGCCAGTTTGAGCAGGCGAGCTGCTCAACTGCATGTGACCCTGTGAAAAGCAAATAGTAAAAGCCTATGACGATGCTGCCAAAGGGAAAAGAACGAAAAGAAGCCGCATATCCTGGCGCTTGCAATTGTCTTTGCCATACGGGGGGTAGGGTGGGTAGTCCAGCCAATGCCTTGTTGTGAACCTTGCCCCTATTGCAAGACAATAATAGGCAGGGGGCTGTTAAATCAGCATGAACCATACTGTAAGAAATTGGGGAAGAAACAAGGGCAGTAAACAAGACAAGAATTGGATTGATGCAAATAAGAAGGGTAGTATTCGGGGCCGGACTTTTTATAACTAACCTAAACTAAAGGAGTGTAAAATGAAACAAGTTATTAATGCTGATCCTCACGGCAAAATAGCGTTGCAAGGGTACGATCCAGTGGCATTCCACAGCGTTGGCAAGGCAGTTAAAGGCAATCCGGCTATATCGGCAGAATATCGTGGCTATAAGTATCTTTTCTCCTCTGATGCAAATAAAGCTATATTTGAAAAAGAAGCGGAAAAATACCTGCCTGCGTACGGAGGCTTCTGTGCGTTTGGAGTTTCCCTCGGCGTTTTATTTCCTGTAGAGATTGATACATG from Pseudomonadota bacterium includes these protein-coding regions:
- a CDS encoding YHS domain-containing protein, translated to MKQVINADPHGKIALQGYDPVAFHSVGKAVKGNPAISAEYRGYKYLFSSDANKAIFEKEAEKYLPAYGGFCAFGVSLGVLFPVEIDTWEIVDGRLVLQYNLDIKQKFEEDKEGNLLKANDNWPKIEKEKVGN